In a single window of the Acyrthosiphon pisum isolate AL4f chromosome X, pea_aphid_22Mar2018_4r6ur, whole genome shotgun sequence genome:
- the LOC100572620 gene encoding uncharacterized protein LOC100572620 produces MSDSACENDEWMDFLSEFTKPLESVQNDEGEDDPEYNVLSDDDFTNADKEEFRIDKSVKVTREEYNDLMNELNEFTDSFLEFNGVDKFETNTNIKETANDKNNDKAKNDTESIPAYACIPNNYSDGKSSTNLSFHNKNAVKCTHFTLSNPVFMLNYCNGKSSTNCSTNNYAEPIEVARYNTQIDKQFNVSEFNDSLLSINEHLEKHSCIHPPLPTFKENVQLGTKEHNNSHEDVSVITNIVPQYVYISNQVNIMTQKQIILFKQQLTQHVQLITQNYLLCTMLKKFQINCRKYKIMLELIKDICKDKKYAPINTHSALKFIRDWTEFKTSENDINSDYVLLPLHVEEFMLYYDEPVFIYPQLLPTRTYHHEYTNHPIGPSEEKFLVLKIDYIYKNLKEGCNTRAKYKNNNLSDLMTLIIKTVHKRWFSNRSLIYLKQHITRQKNSFEMNVIKSYLKYGTIEESAYVIDIKALFEGNCLYECDVRKFPSSWKCIRNQLKLKK; encoded by the exons ATGAGTGATTCAGCTTGTGAAAACGATGAGTGGATGGACTTTCTTAGTGAATTTACAAAGCCTTTAG AGTCTGTTCAAAATGATGAGGGTGAAGATGATCCTGAGTATAATGTTCTTAGCGATGATGATTTTACTAATg CCGATAAAGAAGAATTTCGTATTGATAAATCAGTTAAGGTCACTCGTGAAGAGTATAATGATTTAATGAATGAATTGAACGAATTTACTGATAGCTTCCTTGAATTCAATGGTGTAGACAAATTTGAAACTAATACCAATATCAAAGAAACTGCTAATGATAAA aataatgATAAAGCTAAAAATGATACTGAATCTATTCCTGCTTATGCCTGTATTCCAAATAACTATTCAGATGGGAAATCAAGCACTAATTTATCTTttcataataaa aatgCTGttaaatgtacacattttacTTTATCTAATCCAgtgtttatgttaaattattgtaatgggAAATCAAGTACTAATTGCTCTACAAATAATTATGCAGAACCAATAGAAGTGGCTagatataatacacaaatagataaacaatttaatgtttCAGAGTTTAACGATAGTCTACTTAGTATTAATGAACATCTTGAAAAACATAGCTGTATACATCCTCCTTTACCaacatttaaagaaaatgttCAGTTAGGTACTAAAGAGCATAACAATAGTCATGAAGATGTTTCTGTGATAACAAATATAGTTcctcaatatgtatatataagcaATCAAGTAAACATAATgacacaaaaacaaataattttatttaaacaacaacTCACACAACATGTCCaattaataactcaaaattaCTTGTTATGCACAATGTTAAAAAAGTTCCAAATTAATTGcagaaagtataaaattatgttg gaactaattaaagatatttgtaaagataaaaaatatgcacCAATTAACACACATTCTGCTTTAAAGTTTATTCGAGATTGGACTGAATTTAAAACCAGTGAGAATGATATTAATAG TGACTATGTTCTACTACCATTACATGTGGAAGAGTTTATGCTATATTACGATGAACCTGTATTTATCTATCCTCAATTATTACCAACAAGAACTTACCATCATGAATATACAAATCATCCTATTGGACCTTCAGAAGAAAA gtttctggtattaaaaatagattatatttataagaatttgAAAGAGGGTTGTAATACTCgggcaaaatataaaaataataatttatctgatttgatgacattaataataaaaactgtacATAAAAGATGGTTTTCAAACAGAAGTTTAATATATCTAAAACAGCACATAACACGTCAGAAAAACTCGTTTGAAATGAATGTTATTAAG agttatttaaaatatggtacAATTGAAGAATCTGCTTATGTAATTGACATTAAAGCTCTCTTTGAAGGAAACTGCTTATACGAGTGTGATGTTCGAAAGTTTCCATCAAGTTGGAAATGTATCAGAAATCAattaaagttgaaaaaatag
- the LOC100572413 gene encoding uncharacterized protein LOC100572413 isoform X1: MWLEILLVITVLSGTLALFLLNADPAESENDGGIGPKSRPTPLSTRWSRLQLFKDEEDAARNVKTVTVSKDTIYAMMQRGVYVLNEGDVKVDDEGNAIDDGEDDRWARELMERMCAELDLQHPNVMSLIRLVNDYCDNLEKIMNEFEESLCRYNNSLAQLTEKRMAVEKEIKKQSAQCKQPDADEKVVATANDESSHRHWKPRPVSIRDTIVVASRADDDFLTIIEQFEKALEEHHK, from the exons ATGTGGTTGGAAATATTATTGGTTATCACGGTGTTGTCTGGGACCTTAGCGCTATTCCTACTGAACGCGGATCCCGCGGAAAGTGAAAACGATGGCGGCATTGGCCCGAAATCAAGGCCTACCCCCCTTAGTACACGATGGTCGAGGCTGCAATTGTTTAAAGACGAGGAGGACGCAGCGAGAAATGTGAAAACAGTGACTGTGTCCAAAGACACAATTTATGCCATGATGCAGAGGGGCGTCTACGTCCTTAACGAAGGGGACGTCAAAGTGGACGACGAAGGAAACGCGATCGACGATGGAGAGGACGACCGGTGGGCCCGAGAGCTTATGGAACGCATGTGCGCCGAACTGGACTTACAACATCCGAATGTAATGTCATTAATCCGGCTCGTTAACGATTATTGcgataatttggaaaaaattatgaacGAATTCGAA GAGTCACTATGTCGTTATAATAACAGTTTGGCCCAACTTACCGAAAAGCGTATGGCTGTTGAAAAAGAGATAAAAAAACAGTCTGCCCAATGCAAGCAGCCAGACGCCGACGAGAAGGTTGTGGCTACGGCCAACGACGAAAGCAGTCATCGCCACTGGAAACCACGTCCCGTGTCTATTAGAGACACAATCGTTGTGGCCAGCCGGGCCGATGACGATTTTCTAACAATAATCGAACAATTCGAAAAGGCGCTAGAGGaacatcataaataa
- the LOC100572413 gene encoding uncharacterized protein LOC100572413 isoform X2 encodes MWLEILLVITVLSGTLALFLLNADPAESENDGGIGPKSRPTPLSTRWSRLQLFKDEEDAARNVKTVTVSKDTIYAMMQRGVYVLNEGDVKVDDEGNAIDDGEDDRWARELMERMCAELDLQHPNESLCRYNNSLAQLTEKRMAVEKEIKKQSAQCKQPDADEKVVATANDESSHRHWKPRPVSIRDTIVVASRADDDFLTIIEQFEKALEEHHK; translated from the exons ATGTGGTTGGAAATATTATTGGTTATCACGGTGTTGTCTGGGACCTTAGCGCTATTCCTACTGAACGCGGATCCCGCGGAAAGTGAAAACGATGGCGGCATTGGCCCGAAATCAAGGCCTACCCCCCTTAGTACACGATGGTCGAGGCTGCAATTGTTTAAAGACGAGGAGGACGCAGCGAGAAATGTGAAAACAGTGACTGTGTCCAAAGACACAATTTATGCCATGATGCAGAGGGGCGTCTACGTCCTTAACGAAGGGGACGTCAAAGTGGACGACGAAGGAAACGCGATCGACGATGGAGAGGACGACCGGTGGGCCCGAGAGCTTATGGAACGCATGTGCGCCGAACTGGACTTACAACATCCGAAT GAGTCACTATGTCGTTATAATAACAGTTTGGCCCAACTTACCGAAAAGCGTATGGCTGTTGAAAAAGAGATAAAAAAACAGTCTGCCCAATGCAAGCAGCCAGACGCCGACGAGAAGGTTGTGGCTACGGCCAACGACGAAAGCAGTCATCGCCACTGGAAACCACGTCCCGTGTCTATTAGAGACACAATCGTTGTGGCCAGCCGGGCCGATGACGATTTTCTAACAATAATCGAACAATTCGAAAAGGCGCTAGAGGaacatcataaataa